Proteins co-encoded in one Bradyrhizobium sp. 170 genomic window:
- the nusB gene encoding transcription antitermination factor NusB: protein MADQKKPAKSPDKKANRRGAARLAAVQALYQMDIAGAGINDIFAEFESHWLGNEVEGDKYLPAEAAFFKDVVAGVVRDQARLDPLIDDALQKGWPLKRIDAILRAVLRAGSYELEHRKDVPGRVVVSEYVDVAHAFVEKEETGMVNAVLDQIARQFRAEEFARG from the coding sequence ATGGCAGATCAGAAGAAGCCAGCGAAAAGTCCCGACAAGAAAGCCAACCGACGTGGCGCGGCGCGGCTCGCCGCCGTGCAGGCGCTCTACCAGATGGACATCGCCGGCGCCGGGATCAACGACATCTTCGCCGAGTTCGAAAGCCACTGGCTCGGCAACGAGGTTGAAGGCGATAAATATCTGCCGGCGGAGGCTGCGTTCTTCAAGGATGTGGTGGCCGGCGTAGTGCGCGATCAGGCCAGGCTCGATCCCTTGATCGACGATGCGCTCCAGAAGGGCTGGCCGCTGAAGCGGATCGACGCGATTTTGCGCGCGGTGCTGCGGGCAGGCTCCTACGAGCTGGAACATCGCAAGGACGTGCCGGGCCGTGTGGTGGTGTCCGAATATGTCGACGTCGCGCATGCGTTCGTTGAAAAGGAAGAGACCGGCATGGTGAACGCCGTGCTCGACCAGATCGCGCGCCAGTTCCGCGCCGAAGAGTTCGCGCGTGGCTAG
- the glyA gene encoding serine hydroxymethyltransferase produces MTSSSSSSKSASAPDSFFTATLAEADPEIAAAIKGELGRQRHEIELIASENIVSRAVLEAQGSVMTNKYAEGYPGARYYGGCEWVDVAETLAIERAKKLFGAQFANVQPNSGSQMNQATFLALLQPGDTFMGLDLAAGGHLTHGSPVNMSGKWFKAAHYTVRREDQIIDMDEVAKQAEQVKPKLIIAGGSAYSRAWDFKRFREIADSVGAYLLVDMAHFAGLVAGGVHASPVPHAHVTTTTTHKSLRGPRGGLILCNDEAIAKKLNSAIFPGLQGGPLMHVIAAKAVAFAEALRPDFKVYAKNVVENAKALAETLRGHGFDIVSGGTDNHLMLVDLRPKGLKGNVSEKALVRAAITCNKNGIPFDPEKPFVTSGLRLGTPAATTRGFGVAEFKQVGGMIAEVLNALAQSDDGKAPLVEAAIKERVKALTDRFPIYQ; encoded by the coding sequence ATGACCTCCTCGTCCTCGAGCTCCAAGTCCGCCTCCGCGCCCGACTCGTTCTTCACGGCCACGCTCGCCGAGGCCGACCCGGAAATCGCTGCCGCGATCAAGGGCGAACTCGGCCGCCAGCGGCATGAGATCGAGCTGATTGCGTCGGAAAACATTGTCAGCCGGGCCGTGCTGGAAGCGCAGGGTTCGGTGATGACGAACAAGTACGCGGAAGGATATCCGGGCGCGCGTTACTACGGCGGCTGTGAATGGGTCGACGTCGCCGAGACGCTGGCGATCGAGCGCGCCAAGAAACTGTTCGGCGCGCAGTTTGCCAACGTGCAGCCGAACTCCGGCAGCCAGATGAACCAGGCGACGTTTCTGGCGCTGCTGCAGCCCGGCGACACTTTCATGGGCCTCGACCTCGCCGCCGGCGGCCATCTCACCCACGGTTCGCCCGTCAACATGTCCGGCAAGTGGTTCAAGGCCGCGCACTACACGGTACGGCGCGAGGACCAGATCATCGACATGGATGAGGTGGCAAAGCAGGCCGAGCAGGTGAAGCCGAAGCTTATCATCGCCGGTGGATCGGCTTATTCGCGTGCCTGGGATTTCAAGCGCTTCCGCGAAATCGCCGATTCTGTCGGCGCGTATCTTTTGGTCGACATGGCGCATTTCGCCGGCCTCGTTGCGGGCGGCGTCCATGCCTCGCCGGTGCCGCATGCGCACGTTACCACCACCACCACGCACAAATCGCTGCGCGGCCCGCGCGGCGGCCTGATCCTGTGCAACGACGAGGCGATCGCCAAGAAGCTGAATTCGGCGATCTTCCCGGGCCTGCAGGGCGGTCCGCTGATGCATGTGATCGCCGCCAAGGCTGTTGCCTTCGCCGAGGCGCTGCGCCCGGACTTCAAGGTTTATGCGAAGAACGTGGTCGAGAATGCCAAGGCGCTGGCGGAAACGCTGCGCGGTCACGGTTTCGACATCGTCTCCGGCGGCACCGACAACCATCTGATGCTGGTCGACCTGCGGCCGAAAGGCCTGAAGGGCAACGTGTCGGAGAAGGCGCTGGTGCGCGCCGCGATCACCTGCAACAAGAACGGTATTCCCTTCGATCCCGAAAAGCCGTTCGTCACCTCCGGCCTACGTCTCGGTACGCCGGCAGCCACCACGCGCGGCTTCGGCGTTGCCGAATTCAAGCAGGTCGGCGGCATGATCGCCGAAGTGCTCAACGCGCTGGCGCAGTCGGACGACGGCAAGGCGCCGCTGGTGGAAGCCGCGATCAAGGAACGCGTCAAGGCACTCACCGACCGCTTCCCGATTTATCAGTAA
- the ribH gene encoding 6,7-dimethyl-8-ribityllumazine synthase produces the protein MADARRAPLKDQTDISGARALIVEARFYDDIQDALMEGAVAELKAAGVTHDVITVPGALEIPAAIAIALDAAEKNGKPYDAAIALGCVVRGDTIHFEIVSIESSRALMDLAVARGFPLGNGIITVNTDAQAWARARASELNKGGDAARAALAMLRIKRRLTKA, from the coding sequence ATGGCAGACGCGCGGCGCGCCCCTCTAAAAGACCAGACCGACATTTCAGGCGCGCGCGCGCTGATCGTCGAGGCGCGGTTCTATGACGACATCCAGGATGCGTTGATGGAAGGTGCGGTCGCCGAACTAAAGGCCGCCGGCGTGACGCATGACGTCATCACGGTTCCCGGCGCGCTGGAAATACCGGCCGCGATCGCGATCGCGCTCGATGCTGCCGAAAAGAACGGCAAGCCTTATGATGCGGCAATCGCGCTCGGCTGCGTGGTGCGCGGCGACACCATCCATTTCGAGATTGTCTCGATCGAATCCTCGCGCGCGCTGATGGACCTCGCGGTCGCCAGAGGTTTCCCGCTCGGTAACGGCATCATAACGGTCAATACCGACGCGCAGGCCTGGGCGAGGGCACGCGCCAGCGAGTTGAACAAGGGCGGCGACGCCGCGCGCGCGGCACTCGCGATGCTGCGGATCAAGCGCCGGCTGACAAAGGCCTGA
- the ribD gene encoding bifunctional diaminohydroxyphosphoribosylaminopyrimidine deaminase/5-amino-6-(5-phosphoribosylamino)uracil reductase RibD — MIFRILEDQYAQKSKEAKAADQRFMQLALALGRRGLGQTWPNPAVGAVVVKDGVIVGRGWTQPGGRPHAEPEALRRAGEAARGATLYVTLEPCSHFGKSPPCVDAVIASGIVRVVSAIEDPNPEVAGRGNAKLRAAGVTVDVGLGAAEAARDHAGHFRRIRDKRPHVILKLAVSADDKIGAAGHKPVAITGEAAKTRVHLLRAQCDAILVGIGTALADDPVLTCRLPGMEARSPVRVVLDRALRLPGTSRLVQSARQTPLWVMTSDFAEAPAAMKLGAAGAQVMRVAATAQPPGLDLPAALRALSDKGITRLMVEGGSRVAASFVAADLVDEIWLLRGPDKIGTGGIPALDALPLSALTGSPAFKTRASESLDKDTLTIYERAV; from the coding sequence ATGATCTTCCGCATTCTGGAAGACCAGTACGCGCAGAAATCCAAAGAGGCCAAAGCGGCGGACCAGCGCTTCATGCAGCTTGCGCTCGCGCTCGGCCGGCGCGGGCTGGGGCAAACCTGGCCGAACCCGGCTGTCGGTGCGGTCGTCGTCAAGGATGGCGTAATCGTTGGCCGCGGCTGGACGCAACCTGGCGGCCGTCCCCATGCCGAGCCCGAGGCGCTGAGACGTGCCGGCGAGGCCGCGCGGGGCGCCACGCTCTACGTGACGCTGGAGCCCTGTTCGCATTTCGGCAAATCGCCGCCTTGCGTCGATGCGGTGATCGCATCGGGCATCGTGCGCGTCGTGTCGGCGATCGAAGACCCCAATCCCGAAGTGGCCGGGCGGGGGAATGCCAAACTTCGCGCAGCCGGCGTCACGGTTGATGTCGGCCTCGGCGCTGCGGAAGCCGCGCGCGATCACGCCGGGCATTTCCGCCGCATCCGCGACAAGCGCCCGCATGTCATACTCAAGCTCGCCGTCTCCGCCGACGACAAGATCGGCGCCGCCGGCCACAAGCCGGTTGCGATCACGGGCGAGGCGGCGAAGACGCGGGTGCACCTGTTGCGCGCGCAATGCGACGCCATCCTGGTCGGCATCGGCACCGCGCTGGCGGATGATCCGGTTCTGACCTGCCGCCTGCCGGGGATGGAAGCGCGGTCGCCGGTGCGGGTGGTGCTGGATCGCGCGCTGCGGCTGCCCGGGACCAGCAGACTGGTCCAGTCCGCGCGCCAGACGCCGCTCTGGGTCATGACGTCGGACTTCGCCGAAGCCCCCGCGGCCATGAAGCTTGGCGCGGCCGGCGCGCAAGTGATGCGCGTTGCGGCGACCGCGCAGCCGCCCGGGCTCGATCTGCCGGCGGCGCTGCGCGCGCTGTCCGACAAGGGCATCACGAGGCTGATGGTGGAAGGCGGCTCGCGGGTCGCCGCGTCGTTTGTCGCCGCGGACCTGGTGGATGAAATCTGGCTGCTGCGTGGGCCTGATAAGATTGGGACGGGCGGCATTCCCGCGCTGGACGCATTGCCGCTGTCGGCTCTCACCGGGTCGCCTGCCTTCAAGACACGTGCTAGCGAAAGCTTGGATAAGGACACTCTTACGATTTACGAGCGCGCTGTCTAA
- the thiL gene encoding thiamine-phosphate kinase — protein MASGPPGSGEDSLIARYFRPLATDPGAFRLDDDAAALQPDGSDIVVTTDAIVEGVHFLPDDSPDTVARKALRVNLSDLAAKGATPAGFVLTLALRSADEAWLKPFAAALGEDAAQFACPLLGGDTVSTPGPLMVSVTAFGRVPPGKMIHRSGAKPGERVMVTGTIGDAALGLAVLKGGKVHAAASDKAAREALIGRYRVPQPRVAMAEIVRGHASAAMDVSDGLAGDLTKLCGVSGVSAVIDLVSIPLSGAAQDLVSRGVVGLETLIAGGDDYEILCTLPEDRVKVFAQAAKRVGVVVSSIGTIVAGSAVPKFIDGQGTEIALERRSYSHF, from the coding sequence GTGGCTAGCGGCCCGCCCGGGTCCGGCGAAGACTCGCTGATCGCGCGCTATTTCCGGCCGCTTGCAACTGACCCGGGCGCCTTTCGTCTCGACGACGACGCCGCGGCGTTGCAGCCTGACGGTTCCGACATCGTGGTGACGACGGACGCCATCGTCGAGGGCGTTCACTTCCTGCCCGACGATTCCCCCGACACCGTCGCGCGCAAGGCGCTGCGGGTGAACCTCAGTGATCTCGCGGCGAAAGGGGCAACGCCGGCCGGCTTCGTGCTGACGCTTGCACTACGCAGCGCCGACGAGGCCTGGCTGAAACCGTTCGCGGCGGCGCTTGGCGAGGACGCCGCGCAGTTCGCCTGTCCGCTGCTGGGCGGCGATACCGTGTCGACGCCGGGCCCGCTGATGGTCTCGGTTACCGCGTTCGGCCGGGTGCCGCCGGGCAAGATGATTCATCGCAGCGGGGCCAAACCCGGCGAGCGCGTGATGGTGACGGGCACGATCGGCGACGCCGCGCTGGGGCTTGCCGTTCTCAAGGGCGGTAAGGTGCACGCCGCCGCATCCGACAAGGCCGCGCGCGAGGCGCTGATCGGGCGCTATCGCGTTCCGCAGCCGCGCGTGGCCATGGCTGAGATCGTTCGCGGCCATGCCAGCGCGGCGATGGATGTGTCGGATGGCCTTGCCGGCGATCTCACCAAGCTCTGTGGCGTGTCCGGCGTATCCGCGGTGATCGATCTGGTGTCGATTCCGCTGTCCGGTGCGGCGCAGGATCTGGTGTCGCGCGGCGTTGTCGGACTGGAAACACTGATCGCCGGTGGCGATGATTACGAGATCCTGTGCACGCTGCCAGAGGATCGCGTGAAGGTGTTCGCGCAAGCCGCAAAGCGTGTCGGCGTCGTCGTGAGTTCCATCGGAACGATAGTCGCGGGAAGCGCGGTTCCGAAGTTCATCGACGGGCAGGGCACGGAAATCGCGCTGGAACGTCGCTCTTACAGCCATTTTTGA
- a CDS encoding riboflavin synthase has product MFTGIVTDIGEIAALTPTAQGQLHRMRISCRYDQTTIADGASIACNGVCLTVVASGVEGGKTWFDVDAAAETLGMTTAKHWVKGTKLNLERALKIGDELGGHIVAGHADGIATIVKRDDLPDMARFELRTVRELARFIATKGSVTLDGVSLTVNTVEDVTFSVLIIPHTLSVTTLGGWRAGSEVNIEVDLMARYAARLSEMK; this is encoded by the coding sequence ATGTTTACCGGAATTGTCACCGACATCGGCGAGATCGCAGCCTTGACGCCAACGGCGCAGGGCCAGTTGCACCGCATGCGCATTTCCTGCCGTTACGACCAGACCACCATCGCCGATGGCGCATCGATCGCCTGCAATGGCGTCTGCCTGACGGTGGTCGCTTCCGGCGTCGAAGGCGGTAAGACTTGGTTCGACGTCGACGCCGCCGCCGAAACACTCGGCATGACGACCGCCAAGCATTGGGTCAAAGGCACCAAACTCAACCTCGAGCGCGCGCTGAAGATCGGCGACGAACTCGGCGGCCATATTGTCGCGGGGCATGCTGACGGCATTGCGACCATCGTCAAGCGTGACGATCTGCCTGACATGGCGCGGTTTGAATTGCGCACCGTGCGGGAGCTGGCGCGGTTCATCGCCACCAAGGGCTCGGTGACGCTGGATGGCGTGTCGCTGACCGTGAATACGGTCGAGGATGTCACGTTTTCGGTGCTGATCATTCCCCATACGCTCAGCGTCACCACGCTCGGCGGCTGGCGCGCAGGCAGCGAGGTCAATATCGAGGTCGATCTGATGGCCCGCTATGCGGCGCGGCTGTCGGAAATGAAGTGA
- the nrdR gene encoding transcriptional regulator NrdR yields MRCPSCNSLDTQVKDSRPTEDSAVIRRRRVCIACNFRFTTFERVQLRELTVIKRNGRRVPFDRDKLVRSLQISLRKRPVDPERVEKMVSAIVRELESGGEAEVSSEAIGEIVMEHLRQLDDVAYVRFASVYRNFREAKDFEAVLGELSAEDDARVATLRK; encoded by the coding sequence ATGCGCTGTCCCAGCTGCAACAGTCTCGATACGCAGGTGAAGGACTCGCGTCCGACCGAGGATTCGGCCGTGATCCGGCGGCGGCGGGTGTGCATCGCCTGCAACTTCCGCTTCACGACCTTCGAGCGGGTGCAGTTGCGCGAACTGACCGTGATCAAGCGCAACGGCCGCCGGGTGCCGTTCGACCGCGACAAGCTGGTCCGCTCGCTGCAGATCAGTTTGCGCAAGCGGCCGGTCGATCCTGAAAGGGTCGAGAAGATGGTTTCCGCGATCGTGCGCGAGCTCGAAAGCGGCGGCGAGGCGGAAGTATCCTCGGAGGCGATCGGCGAGATCGTGATGGAGCATCTGCGCCAGCTCGACGACGTCGCCTATGTGCGCTTTGCGTCGGTGTACCGCAATTTCCGCGAAGCCAAGGATTTTGAGGCCGTGCTCGGCGAACTCTCCGCGGAAGACGACGCACGGGTCGCGACGTTACGCAAATGA
- a CDS encoding cold-shock protein gives MATGTVKWFNGQKGFGFIEPSDGSKDVFVHISAVERAGLGGLAEGQKVQFELKTDKMRGKVSAENLSLV, from the coding sequence ATGGCTACGGGAACAGTGAAGTGGTTCAACGGTCAAAAGGGTTTCGGTTTCATTGAGCCGAGCGATGGCAGCAAGGATGTGTTCGTGCACATCTCGGCCGTCGAGCGCGCCGGCCTCGGCGGACTGGCCGAAGGTCAGAAGGTTCAGTTCGAACTCAAGACCGACAAGATGCGGGGCAAGGTGAGCGCGGAAAACCTGTCGCTCGTCTAA